A genomic region of Fodinisporobacter ferrooxydans contains the following coding sequences:
- a CDS encoding phosphatidate cytidylyltransferase: MRQRMITGILGAAVFLFFFWRGGLAFSLFITLLSIVSFHELLSMKRIHFLTFPALLGFLLLAFFIPGQQLLFLPSIGYGVLVYIYGCVTLAWSVIRKNAFTFLDAAFCTFSFSYLSFGFERALAIRSGAFGTEFFVLFLLVIWATDTGAYFVGRTVGGRKLWPEISPNKTISGSLGGIVTAVLISILYVSFVLQSLSIPVISVALFACMVSICGQMGDLVESAVKRYFGVKDSGNILPGHGGALDRFDSFVYAAPLAFWYIHTFWL; this comes from the coding sequence GTGAGACAACGAATGATAACAGGCATATTGGGTGCAGCCGTGTTTCTTTTCTTTTTTTGGCGTGGTGGACTGGCTTTTTCCTTGTTTATCACATTGCTTTCGATCGTTTCGTTTCACGAACTGCTTTCTATGAAACGCATTCACTTTCTTACATTTCCGGCTCTCCTCGGCTTTTTGCTTCTGGCTTTTTTTATCCCTGGTCAACAACTATTGTTCTTGCCGTCCATCGGATATGGCGTTTTGGTCTATATATACGGATGCGTGACGCTCGCTTGGTCTGTCATACGAAAGAATGCATTTACATTCCTGGATGCCGCATTTTGTACATTTAGTTTTTCCTATCTGTCCTTTGGTTTTGAACGTGCATTGGCGATACGGTCAGGAGCGTTTGGAACCGAGTTTTTTGTTTTGTTTCTGCTTGTGATTTGGGCCACTGATACAGGAGCGTACTTTGTTGGACGAACCGTTGGCGGGAGGAAGTTATGGCCGGAAATTAGTCCGAATAAAACAATTTCCGGTTCCCTTGGCGGGATTGTAACAGCTGTTCTTATTAGTATTCTTTACGTCTCTTTCGTTTTACAATCCCTTTCCATTCCTGTAATTTCTGTTGCTTTGTTCGCATGCATGGTTTCCATTTGCGGTCAAATGGGAGATTTGGTGGAGTCGGCCGTGAAACGGTATTTTGGTGTGAAAGATTCTGGAAATATCCTGCCCGGACATGGCGGCGCCCTCGATCGTTTTGACAGTTTTGTTTATGCTGCTCCTTTAGCATTCTGGTATATCCATACCTTTTGGCTATAG
- a CDS encoding 1-deoxy-D-xylulose-5-phosphate reductoisomerase, whose protein sequence is MNRSITILGSTGSIGTQTLDVIRHLEYRVSGLAAGTNVERLAQQIKEFHPQIVCVADEVHAQALRKLIGTENVEIVYGEEGLCDVAAESSADTVVTAVVGAMGIKPTLRAIQAKKNIALANKETLVSAGEIVMAEASKHNVKILPVDSEHSAIFQCLQERSLSQVKRLLLTASGGSFRTLTREQLHDVTIESALQHPNWVMGPKITIDSATLMNKGLEVMEAKWLFSMPVDAIDVVIHPQSVVHSMVEFVDHSILAQLGTADMRIPIQFALAYPERMQADWPRLAFHTYMQLDFYPPDLKRFPALSLAYDALRIGGSLPAVLNAANERVVEHVLQGRVPFSKIELHVEDVMQQHHTLSHPSLDEILESDRWARKKIDEAIHKHTPSM, encoded by the coding sequence ATGAATCGATCCATTACGATCCTTGGCTCTACGGGATCCATTGGGACACAGACGTTAGACGTGATACGACATTTGGAATACCGCGTCAGTGGATTGGCAGCAGGGACAAATGTGGAACGCTTAGCTCAACAAATCAAGGAATTTCATCCGCAAATCGTTTGTGTTGCGGATGAGGTACATGCGCAAGCGCTCAGGAAATTGATTGGAACTGAAAATGTGGAAATCGTTTACGGAGAAGAAGGACTTTGTGATGTGGCTGCAGAGTCTTCCGCCGATACGGTAGTGACAGCCGTTGTCGGGGCCATGGGGATTAAGCCGACATTGCGGGCCATACAGGCAAAGAAAAATATAGCTCTTGCCAATAAAGAAACATTAGTAAGTGCCGGAGAAATTGTAATGGCAGAAGCGTCCAAACACAATGTGAAAATTCTTCCTGTAGACAGTGAACACAGTGCGATCTTTCAATGTTTGCAAGAGCGGTCGCTATCCCAAGTAAAGCGGCTTTTGCTGACGGCATCCGGCGGTTCTTTTCGAACGTTGACCCGCGAGCAGTTGCATGATGTCACGATTGAAAGTGCCTTGCAGCACCCGAATTGGGTCATGGGCCCGAAAATTACGATTGATTCGGCGACACTTATGAATAAAGGCTTGGAGGTTATGGAAGCAAAATGGCTGTTTTCCATGCCTGTAGATGCGATCGATGTTGTCATTCATCCGCAAAGTGTTGTCCACTCGATGGTGGAATTTGTTGACCATTCCATTCTGGCGCAGCTTGGAACTGCGGATATGCGGATTCCCATTCAATTTGCGCTTGCCTATCCGGAGCGAATGCAGGCGGATTGGCCAAGGCTTGCTTTTCATACATACATGCAGCTCGATTTTTATCCGCCGGATCTGAAACGGTTTCCGGCGCTGTCGTTGGCTTATGATGCACTGCGGATCGGCGGATCACTGCCTGCGGTATTAAATGCTGCAAATGAACGCGTCGTAGAGCATGTACTGCAAGGGCGCGTGCCGTTTTCCAAAATTGAGCTGCATGTGGAAGATGTAATGCAACAGCATCATACGTTATCACATCCAAGCTTGGACGAGATCCTGGAGTCGGACCGCTGGGCGCGCAAGAAGATAGATGAAGCGATTCACAAGCATACACCATCGATGTAA
- the rimP gene encoding ribosome maturation factor RimP: MAKRKVTEVVEELVQPIIDEFSLELVEIEYKKEGTHWFLRVFIDRPDGNVDIEDCGRVSERLSEKLDEVDPIPNSYFLEVSSPGAERPLKKLKDFERAIEKHAWITTYEPINGMKSFDGTIAEVMDGTVAIHTGKDTVAIPFDKIASARLVVDF, from the coding sequence ATGGCGAAACGCAAAGTTACGGAAGTCGTTGAAGAACTGGTTCAACCGATCATTGATGAATTTTCTTTGGAATTGGTTGAGATCGAGTACAAAAAAGAGGGAACCCATTGGTTTTTGCGTGTTTTTATTGACCGCCCTGACGGAAATGTCGATATTGAAGATTGCGGGCGTGTCAGTGAACGTTTATCCGAGAAGCTGGATGAAGTCGATCCCATTCCTAATTCGTATTTTTTGGAAGTTTCCTCACCGGGTGCAGAGCGCCCCTTAAAGAAGTTGAAGGATTTTGAGCGGGCCATAGAAAAACATGCATGGATCACTACGTATGAACCGATCAATGGCATGAAATCATTCGATGGGACGATTGCAGAAGTAATGGACGGAACGGTTGCGATACATACAGGGAAAGATACAGTTGCGATACCGTTTGATAAAATCGCCTCGGCTCGTCTCGTTGTCGATTTTTAA
- the nusA gene encoding transcription termination factor NusA produces the protein MNTDFMDALEQLEKEKGISKEILIEAIEAALISGYKRNFNSAQNVRVDINRISGNVRVFARKTVVEEVADSRLEISLDAAKQISPAYQLQDIVEIEVTPRDFGRIAAQTAKQVVTQRIREAERGLIYEAFVDREEDIVTGVVQRHDASKYFVDLGKVEALLPFHEVMPTEHFKHNDRIKAYITKVERTTKGPQIVLSRTHPGLLKRLFELEVPEIYDGVVEIKSVAREAGYRSKIAVYAKNPDVDPVGACVGPKGVRVQTIVNELRGEKIDIVKWNDEIEMFVANALSPAKVVKVEILEDEKVARVIVPDYQLSLAIGKEGQNARLAAKLTNWKIDIKSESQAGLEPSTRLDDVADDQFEL, from the coding sequence ATGAATACGGATTTCATGGATGCGTTAGAGCAGTTAGAAAAAGAAAAGGGTATTAGTAAAGAGATTTTGATTGAAGCGATTGAAGCCGCATTGATTTCCGGGTACAAACGGAATTTCAACTCCGCACAAAACGTACGTGTCGATATCAATCGCATCAGCGGCAATGTGCGAGTATTTGCGAGGAAAACGGTTGTTGAAGAAGTCGCCGATTCACGCTTGGAGATCTCTCTGGATGCTGCGAAGCAAATCAGCCCTGCGTATCAACTGCAAGATATTGTGGAAATTGAAGTAACACCGCGGGATTTTGGCAGAATCGCCGCCCAAACGGCAAAACAAGTAGTAACGCAAAGAATTCGGGAAGCGGAACGCGGATTGATCTATGAAGCGTTTGTCGATCGGGAAGAAGATATTGTGACTGGTGTTGTGCAACGGCATGATGCATCGAAATATTTTGTTGATTTGGGGAAGGTTGAAGCTTTGTTGCCCTTTCATGAAGTCATGCCAACAGAGCATTTCAAACACAACGATCGAATCAAAGCATATATTACAAAGGTCGAACGCACGACAAAGGGGCCGCAAATCGTTCTGTCCCGCACACATCCCGGGCTTTTAAAGCGATTGTTTGAATTGGAAGTGCCGGAGATCTATGATGGGGTCGTAGAAATCAAGTCGGTTGCCCGTGAAGCGGGGTATCGCTCCAAAATTGCAGTATACGCAAAAAATCCGGATGTGGATCCTGTCGGCGCCTGCGTGGGGCCGAAAGGTGTGCGTGTACAGACCATCGTCAATGAGTTGCGCGGTGAAAAAATCGACATTGTAAAATGGAATGACGAAATTGAAATGTTTGTAGCAAATGCATTAAGTCCGGCAAAAGTGGTCAAAGTGGAAATTTTGGAAGATGAAAAAGTTGCGCGTGTCATCGTGCCGGATTATCAACTGTCTCTTGCCATTGGGAAAGAAGGACAAAATGCCCGTTTGGCTGCCAAACTGACAAATTGGAAAATTGACATTAAAAGTGAGTCGCAAGCAGGTCTTGAACCGAGCACCCGGCTGGACGATGTCGCAGATGATCAGTTCGAACTGTAG
- the rnpM gene encoding RNase P modulator RnpM: MVQKRISLRKCVGCQEMKPKRSLIRVVHTPADTIELDPTGRKTGRGAYVCRTAQCFLAAKKKKALDRSLKVSVPDQVYDELSANVPPEEEENES, translated from the coding sequence ATGGTACAAAAACGAATCTCTTTACGAAAATGTGTCGGTTGTCAGGAGATGAAACCGAAACGCAGCCTCATTCGGGTTGTACATACGCCAGCTGATACGATTGAATTGGATCCGACGGGGCGTAAAACGGGACGAGGCGCGTATGTTTGCAGAACTGCGCAATGTTTTCTGGCGGCAAAGAAGAAAAAAGCGTTGGATCGATCGTTAAAAGTTTCCGTTCCGGATCAAGTATACGATGAATTGAGTGCGAATGTACCGCCGGAAGAGGAAGAGAATGAATCATAA
- a CDS encoding L7Ae/L30e/S12e/Gadd45 family ribosomal protein, translating to MNHNSNQQKFFQLLGLAMRARSILTGDGTCLQAIRQGQAKAAILAEDAGPNTFKKYHDKCRSYQVPLVVMGDKDTLGQALGKEQRAVIVVTQDGFANRLLELARENNGGDGFDENASL from the coding sequence ATGAATCATAATTCAAATCAACAAAAGTTTTTTCAATTGTTGGGATTGGCTATGCGTGCCCGATCGATTCTAACGGGAGATGGGACATGTCTGCAAGCCATTCGTCAGGGACAGGCGAAGGCAGCCATTCTCGCAGAAGATGCCGGTCCGAATACGTTTAAAAAATATCATGATAAATGCAGATCGTATCAGGTACCGTTAGTAGTAATGGGGGACAAGGATACGCTCGGCCAGGCGCTTGGCAAAGAACAGCGGGCGGTAATTGTCGTAACACAGGATGGTTTTGCAAACCGTTTGTTAGAATTGGCAAGGGAAAACAACGGGGGTGACGGATTTGACGAAAATGCGAGTCTATGA
- the infB gene encoding translation initiation factor IF-2 — MRVYEYAKQHEITSKELITILSRMNLSVSNHMSVMDDEMITKVDQFFRDMKAKHSTKPGDQGKPQATGHQEKPKQAHRDNGSRQEQQHQRKQTHPQQRNQSHSRGNEHMNGKQPNANARKHTDRPFANTSNNQGKPMQQQGKQQGQSGQSGQSGQSKPPVVNQNIVMNYQPDAFELDDDKKQVRGEKIKKQKPGVRGPADGKEANRSGSFNKGGNNRNNMPKGKQDPRRRDRQQPTAPQTRPAVPEGPKKVSIDSPMTVAEVAKLFKKETADVIKKLLFLGMMATINQEIDTDAIELLGGEYNIEVEVRAPRDEEAEDMLVEEEDPSILVNRPPVVTIMGHVDHGKTTLLDAIRETKVTATEAGGITQHIGAYQVEINNRKITFLDTPGHAAFTTMRARGAQVTDITILVVAADDGVMPQTVEAINHAKAANVPIIVAVNKIDKPDANLDRIKQELTEHGLVAEEWGGETIFVPISALKKQGIEELLEMILLVSEMAELRANPDGRPRGTIIEAQLDKARGPAATVLVQNGTLKVGDIVVAGMTYGRVRAMVNDRGRRVKEAGPSAPVEIIGLSDVPHAGDQFVVYDDERKARALTEKRSNKLRAAEMGAQTRVTLDDLYKQIQEGQVKDLNVILKADVQGSVEALRGALEKIDIAGVRVRVIHQGVGAITESDIILATASNGIVLGFNVRPEPNAGKMAESEKVDVRLYRVIYTAIEELEAAMKGMLDPEYKEVIIGHAEIRQTFKVSKVGTIAGCYVTEGKLERNGDCRLIRNGIVIYEGKVETLKRFKDDAREVLTGFECGLTLERFNDLKEGDMIEMFAMEAVKAH, encoded by the coding sequence ATGCGAGTCTATGAGTACGCGAAACAACATGAAATAACAAGCAAAGAGCTGATCACAATTTTAAGTCGAATGAATCTTTCTGTGAGCAATCACATGAGTGTGATGGATGATGAAATGATCACAAAAGTGGATCAATTTTTCCGGGATATGAAAGCAAAGCATTCGACAAAGCCAGGGGACCAAGGAAAGCCGCAAGCAACGGGGCACCAAGAAAAACCCAAACAGGCACACCGAGATAACGGAAGTCGACAGGAACAACAGCATCAGCGGAAACAAACTCATCCGCAACAAAGAAACCAATCCCATTCCCGCGGGAATGAACATATGAATGGGAAACAACCGAATGCCAATGCGCGAAAGCACACGGATCGTCCTTTTGCAAACACTTCAAACAATCAGGGGAAACCAATGCAGCAGCAAGGGAAGCAACAAGGTCAATCAGGTCAATCAGGTCAATCAGGTCAATCGAAACCGCCTGTTGTCAACCAGAATATCGTCATGAATTATCAGCCGGACGCATTTGAACTCGACGATGATAAAAAACAGGTGCGGGGAGAAAAAATCAAGAAACAAAAGCCTGGTGTACGTGGACCTGCGGATGGGAAAGAAGCGAATCGCAGCGGTTCCTTTAATAAAGGCGGCAATAACAGGAACAACATGCCAAAAGGAAAGCAAGATCCAAGACGAAGAGATCGCCAGCAGCCGACTGCACCGCAAACTCGACCGGCAGTTCCGGAAGGACCGAAAAAGGTTTCGATTGATTCGCCAATGACTGTTGCTGAAGTCGCAAAATTATTTAAAAAAGAAACGGCAGATGTGATTAAAAAACTGTTGTTCCTTGGCATGATGGCGACGATTAACCAGGAAATCGATACGGATGCGATCGAGTTGCTGGGCGGCGAGTACAACATTGAAGTCGAAGTGCGAGCGCCTCGTGACGAAGAAGCGGAAGACATGCTGGTGGAAGAAGAGGATCCGAGCATCCTCGTGAATCGCCCGCCGGTTGTTACTATTATGGGACATGTGGATCATGGAAAAACTACATTGTTGGATGCGATTCGTGAAACGAAAGTCACAGCCACGGAAGCTGGCGGTATTACCCAACATATCGGGGCATACCAAGTAGAAATCAACAATCGGAAAATTACATTTCTCGATACGCCCGGTCACGCCGCATTTACGACGATGCGTGCACGTGGCGCACAAGTAACGGACATTACGATTTTGGTCGTTGCGGCGGATGATGGCGTCATGCCACAGACCGTTGAAGCGATCAACCATGCGAAAGCGGCCAATGTCCCAATTATCGTTGCTGTCAATAAAATCGATAAACCGGATGCCAATCTGGACCGGATTAAGCAAGAATTGACAGAGCATGGTTTGGTAGCGGAAGAGTGGGGCGGCGAAACGATTTTCGTACCGATCTCGGCGTTAAAGAAACAAGGGATTGAAGAATTGCTGGAAATGATTTTGCTGGTGTCTGAAATGGCAGAACTCAGGGCCAATCCGGATGGTCGTCCGCGTGGTACGATTATCGAAGCGCAATTGGATAAAGCTCGCGGACCTGCAGCAACGGTGCTCGTTCAGAACGGTACATTGAAAGTCGGCGATATTGTTGTTGCCGGTATGACATATGGACGTGTGCGCGCGATGGTCAACGATCGCGGTCGTCGTGTGAAAGAAGCAGGCCCATCTGCGCCAGTGGAGATTATTGGGCTTTCCGATGTGCCGCATGCGGGAGACCAATTTGTCGTATATGACGATGAGCGTAAAGCAAGAGCTTTGACTGAAAAACGTTCCAATAAACTGCGGGCTGCCGAGATGGGTGCACAGACCCGTGTCACGCTGGATGATTTGTATAAACAAATCCAAGAGGGCCAAGTAAAAGATTTGAACGTCATCTTAAAAGCAGACGTTCAAGGATCTGTCGAGGCGTTGCGGGGAGCTTTGGAAAAAATTGATATCGCAGGTGTTCGCGTCCGTGTGATACACCAAGGCGTCGGTGCCATTACCGAGTCGGATATCATTTTGGCAACTGCATCAAACGGGATTGTCCTCGGTTTTAACGTTCGCCCGGAACCGAATGCCGGAAAGATGGCAGAATCGGAAAAAGTGGATGTACGCTTGTATCGGGTCATTTATACGGCGATTGAAGAACTTGAAGCAGCAATGAAAGGGATGTTGGATCCCGAGTACAAAGAAGTGATTATCGGCCATGCGGAGATTCGCCAGACATTCAAGGTATCCAAGGTCGGAACGATTGCCGGTTGTTATGTAACGGAAGGAAAATTGGAGCGCAATGGCGATTGCCGCTTGATCCGGAACGGAATTGTCATTTATGAAGGAAAAGTGGAGACCCTCAAGCGGTTCAAAGACGATGCGCGGGAAGTATTGACAGGTTTTGAGTGTGGATTGACCCTTGAACGTTTCAATGACCTGAAAGAAGGGGACATGATTGAAATGTTTGCAATGGAGGCAGTTAAGGCACACTAA
- the rbfA gene encoding 30S ribosome-binding factor RbfA — MAKVRVSRVGEQIKKEINDIVRYELKDPRIGFLTITDVEVSGDLSYAKVFISVLGKEEERDHTLQALVRASGFIRSELGKRLRIRHTPELSFSLDRSLDYSERIHDVLRSLDTE, encoded by the coding sequence ATGGCGAAGGTACGAGTCAGTCGAGTGGGAGAGCAAATCAAAAAAGAAATCAACGATATCGTCCGTTATGAATTAAAAGACCCACGGATCGGATTTTTGACAATTACTGATGTGGAAGTGTCAGGTGATCTTTCCTACGCAAAAGTATTTATCAGTGTGTTAGGCAAGGAAGAAGAACGGGATCATACCTTGCAGGCATTGGTGCGGGCGAGCGGCTTTATCCGTTCGGAATTGGGGAAACGGCTGCGCATTCGGCATACACCGGAACTCAGCTTCTCATTAGATCGATCTTTGGATTACAGTGAACGAATTCATGATGTATTGCGCAGTTTGGATACCGAATAG
- a CDS encoding DHH family phosphoesterase: MASELAAAAQFIQIHDSFMILVHVRPDGDAIGAALACAHMLSHLGKSCRLVHESAIPVKYQFLPLSDRFEVFEAISPVEAVIAVDCGDRKQMGKGIQAIGVDTQLLNIDHHRTNDRFGTVNLVDMEAAATCQILYHLAKTLDVPFFPELAVCIYTGILFDTGGFRYSNTTQEIHAIGAEMIAAGVSPYDVSDRVLETFTWPQLQLLKECLPTIQRDDSGKLAWIVTTRHVLELTKAREDECEGLVDFARNIEGVEVGVAFRESGDGRIKVSLRSKYYVDVSEIAVEFSGGGHARAAGCMVEGSLKEVMEKVLTAVQTRLTEA, from the coding sequence ATGGCCTCGGAATTGGCAGCAGCTGCACAGTTCATTCAGATTCATGATTCCTTTATGATCCTTGTTCACGTACGCCCCGATGGGGACGCGATCGGCGCTGCATTAGCATGTGCACACATGTTGAGTCATCTTGGAAAATCCTGTCGCTTGGTACATGAGTCGGCAATTCCTGTAAAGTATCAGTTTTTGCCGCTGTCGGATCGGTTTGAAGTATTTGAAGCCATATCCCCTGTTGAGGCGGTGATTGCAGTTGACTGTGGCGACCGGAAACAGATGGGCAAAGGGATTCAGGCGATTGGAGTGGACACACAGTTGTTAAATATCGATCATCATCGTACAAATGATCGATTTGGGACTGTAAATCTAGTCGATATGGAAGCGGCTGCTACTTGCCAAATTCTCTATCATTTGGCAAAAACACTGGATGTTCCGTTCTTTCCGGAGTTGGCAGTATGTATTTATACCGGTATTTTGTTCGATACAGGCGGTTTTCGATACAGCAACACAACACAAGAAATCCATGCGATCGGTGCTGAGATGATCGCCGCCGGCGTATCGCCGTATGATGTTTCCGATCGCGTATTGGAAACTTTTACATGGCCCCAATTACAATTGTTGAAAGAATGTCTTCCTACGATTCAAAGGGATGACAGCGGAAAGCTTGCATGGATCGTAACCACCCGCCATGTGTTGGAGTTGACGAAGGCACGGGAAGATGAGTGTGAAGGACTTGTCGATTTTGCCAGAAACATTGAAGGCGTGGAAGTGGGAGTGGCATTCCGTGAATCTGGGGATGGACGGATTAAAGTGAGCTTACGCAGCAAATATTATGTAGACGTTAGTGAAATTGCGGTGGAATTTAGCGGCGGCGGTCATGCCCGGGCTGCCGGATGCATGGTTGAGGGGTCATTAAAAGAAGTGATGGAAAAGGTCTTAACGGCTGTTCAAACTCGTTTGACTGAGGCTTAA
- the truB gene encoding tRNA pseudouridine(55) synthase TruB encodes MRSGIVIIHKEKGMTSHQVVGQVRRILHERKIGHSGTLDPDVTGVLPLCIGQATRLIEYIQDQDKSYRAEMTLGYSTATQDASGELVAQGSPDGITEEHVQHAFEHFQGWIWQTPPAYSALKVQGKRAYELARAGEEVHLQKRRVHIYEIKLVSFQTSNDEVKVLFDVTCSKGTYIRTICHDIGAWLGCPAHMSGLVRTRSGPFSLGEAYTLAEVQSAMNEGDIGRVIRAPRAAVAHLPVWQVSEGLEKRMRSGQSISLAPLQLHRRWPQDCLIQVVSHTDDLIAIYRIAHNEHGSDVAKPEKVFS; translated from the coding sequence ATGAGATCAGGAATTGTTATCATTCATAAAGAAAAAGGGATGACGTCACATCAAGTGGTAGGTCAAGTCCGGCGGATTTTGCACGAGCGTAAAATTGGTCATTCTGGAACACTGGATCCGGATGTGACAGGAGTTCTACCTTTATGTATCGGACAAGCCACTAGACTGATAGAATACATTCAAGATCAGGACAAATCCTATCGTGCGGAAATGACGCTTGGGTACTCTACGGCCACACAAGATGCAAGCGGTGAATTGGTTGCGCAAGGGTCACCTGACGGAATCACAGAAGAGCATGTGCAGCATGCATTCGAACATTTTCAAGGATGGATTTGGCAAACGCCGCCCGCGTATTCTGCGTTAAAAGTACAGGGAAAGCGGGCGTATGAGTTGGCTCGCGCTGGCGAAGAAGTGCATTTGCAGAAACGTCGAGTTCACATTTACGAGATCAAGCTTGTATCATTCCAGACAAGCAACGATGAAGTGAAAGTACTATTTGATGTGACGTGTTCCAAAGGCACATATATTCGGACGATTTGCCACGACATCGGCGCATGGCTAGGCTGTCCGGCGCATATGTCAGGCTTGGTACGGACGCGCTCGGGACCTTTTTCATTGGGAGAAGCATATACTCTTGCAGAAGTTCAGAGCGCGATGAATGAGGGGGATATCGGACGGGTCATTCGTGCGCCTCGTGCGGCTGTTGCACATTTACCCGTATGGCAGGTAAGTGAGGGACTCGAGAAGCGGATGCGATCCGGACAATCGATTTCATTAGCGCCGCTGCAATTGCATAGACGATGGCCACAGGATTGTTTGATCCAGGTCGTCAGCCATACGGATGATTTGATTGCCATTTATCGCATCGCGCATAATGAGCATGGGTCAGATGTTGCCAAGCCCGAAAAAGTGTTTTCGTAA
- a CDS encoding bifunctional riboflavin kinase/FAD synthetase — translation MDILHIDHGTQVRVLPSVVTIGNFDGVHIGHQQLLKRAVELANQKGIRASVMTFSPHPRQVLGHGTQYDHSLTPRSQKLSLFSSMGIDYVFLISFTKEFANVPAEQFVKSFIFENEIQHVIVGFDFTFGPGGKANAQMLKEMCAPRNIPVEILPPVNLYGEKVSSSLVREKLQYGDIRLVRELLGRPYMISGKVVHGEGRGRTIGFPTANIVLEDKYVEPRTGVYAVKVEYDGAIHNGVMNIGFKPTFVQNSKQLSLEVHLFDFQEDLYDISIEVYFIDFIRPEQRFSSADELICQIGKDCKAALVALEEQDFL, via the coding sequence ATGGACATCCTGCACATCGATCATGGAACACAGGTACGGGTTCTCCCGTCTGTAGTGACAATCGGTAATTTCGACGGAGTACATATAGGACATCAACAACTGTTAAAGCGTGCTGTTGAATTGGCAAATCAAAAAGGAATCCGTGCATCTGTCATGACGTTTTCTCCTCATCCGCGGCAAGTTTTGGGGCATGGTACGCAATACGACCATTCCCTGACACCCCGATCACAAAAATTGTCACTGTTTTCGAGTATGGGGATTGACTATGTATTTCTGATTAGTTTTACAAAAGAGTTTGCCAATGTTCCAGCAGAGCAATTTGTGAAGTCGTTTATTTTTGAAAATGAAATCCAGCACGTAATTGTCGGATTTGATTTTACTTTTGGTCCAGGCGGCAAGGCAAATGCACAAATGCTAAAAGAGATGTGCGCCCCCCGAAACATTCCGGTAGAGATTCTCCCGCCTGTCAATCTGTATGGCGAGAAAGTAAGCAGTTCACTGGTGCGGGAAAAATTGCAATATGGCGATATCCGTCTGGTTCGGGAATTGCTCGGGCGTCCGTATATGATTTCCGGAAAAGTGGTTCATGGAGAAGGACGGGGCAGGACGATTGGCTTTCCTACAGCCAATATCGTATTGGAAGATAAATATGTGGAGCCTCGTACCGGCGTGTATGCCGTCAAAGTTGAGTACGATGGTGCGATTCATAATGGAGTTATGAATATCGGTTTTAAGCCGACGTTTGTTCAGAACAGCAAGCAACTCTCTTTGGAAGTGCATCTTTTTGACTTTCAGGAAGATTTATATGATATAAGCATTGAAGTTTACTTCATCGATTTTATCCGACCGGAGCAACGTTTCTCATCTGCGGATGAATTGATATGCCAGATTGGGAAAGATTGCAAAGCTGCTTTGGTTGCATTGGAAGAACAGGATTTTCTGTGA
- the rpsO gene encoding 30S ribosomal protein S15, giving the protein MALTTDRKQNLIGEFKVHDTDTGSPEVQIAILTEKINYLNEHLRVHKKDHHSRRGLLKMVGHRRNLLNYLRKKDVTRYRVLIDKLGLRK; this is encoded by the coding sequence GTGGCATTGACGACAGATCGTAAACAAAACTTAATTGGCGAATTTAAAGTTCACGACACAGATACAGGATCCCCGGAAGTGCAAATCGCGATCCTGACTGAAAAGATCAATTATTTGAACGAACATTTGCGCGTTCACAAAAAAGATCACCATTCCCGTCGCGGTCTTTTAAAAATGGTTGGTCATCGTCGTAACTTGTTGAATTATCTTCGGAAAAAAGATGTAACTCGTTATCGTGTGTTGATCGATAAGCTTGGACTTCGTAAATAA